The nucleotide window GCGAACGCATTTGGTTGTAGCGCCCCTTCCCCGGATCGTGGTTGCCGAAACCGTCGAGGAAGGTGTTCCAAATGGGCGAGAAGTTGGCGATGAGGAGGGATTCGCCCAAGGGAATCCAGATGTCCTCGACCACGAGATAGCGACAGGAAAAATCGCCGACATCAAGATTCGAGCTCGCCCGGATGCTGTCGGCATGCTCCTTGAGACGATTGAATAAAGCTGGACCGGCATCGCCGCCGAGCCCGAAGCCTCCCTGACGCGCGCCGGGAGGAATGGCTTTTCCCACATAGATGGGCAGGTCGTCGCCGACAATGGGCTCGTAAGCCGGAAATGTTCCCGCATAATAGATCGCGTAGATTCCAGCGCCCATGAAACGTTCAATGCCGCCGAGAGGGTGGCGCGCGCTTTCCAGCAGCGCCTCGGCCACGCTCTTGCCGAGGTTCAGCTTGTCCAGGGGGTTGAAGGGGGTGGGTTTGCTCACGCCGCGGCCCTTTCCTTGGCGAGGCGGGCGGCATCGGCCTTCACGAGTTTTTCGGCGATTCCGGCGGCCAAGAGACGAGCCAACGCCACGGGCACCGCGTTGCCCAACTGTCGCATGGCCTCGGACCAGGAGCCGTGCAGCACGTAACCGTCGGGGAAGGTTTGGAGGCGAGCCGACTCCCGCACCGTGAAGTACCGGGTTCCGCCATCAGGCGCGACGAGCATGTTTTCCCCGCCTGGAACCCCGTGATCCCCCGCCTTGAGCGTTTTGGCGGGCAAATCCAGGGGGCTGCCGGTATGGCCGGGATAGACGCGGGCGCCGGGCTGAAACCGATGATTATGGTGAAAGTCGGATTCCCGTTCGTCTCGGGGATCGGGAAGGTCGCGCAGGGCATCGCGCACCGTACGCCAGGGGCGGCATCCTTCCCCGAGCAGGGCTTGGTCCAACTTGGCGACACGGCGTTTGAGGCCGGTTGGAAGTTCCGGCCGCCGCCGCCGCGCGACCTCGTGCCGATCCCAATAAGTTTTATTGATCCACTGGTCGGCCAGGAGGACATCCAGGGAATGAGTGGGAGCGGGGAAGTTCCAACTCACGCCCAGGTCGTTGCGGAATCCGACGATGAAGAAACGTTCCCGTCGTTGTGGAATCCCATAGTCCGCCGCGTTGAGCACCCTGGCGACGATGTTGTACACCAGTCCGACTTCATGCCCGCGGGTTTCAAGCCTCTCCAACCGGGCCAAATGTTCGATCCAGGTCTCATCCTCCCGGCGCGTCGCCTCGGGGAAGGCGAGCCCAAGCTTGATGTATTGTAGATAGTTGGCGAACGTTCCCCGGGTCAGTCCGCGTACGTTTTCGATGAGAAAGGCGCGTGGCCGAAGGCGGCGAACCGCCTCGATGGCCGCGGGGAACATGTCGCGGCGG belongs to Desulfovibrio aminophilus and includes:
- a CDS encoding Eco29kI family restriction endonuclease, with protein sequence MSKPTPFNPLDKLNLGKSVAEALLESARHPLGGIERFMGAGIYAIYYAGTFPAYEPIVGDDLPIYVGKAIPPGARQGGFGLGGDAGPALFNRLKEHADSIRASSNLDVGDFSCRYLVVEDIWIPLGESLLIANFSPIWNTFLDGFGNHDPGKGRYNQMRSRWDAVHPGRLWAIKCQERPETPEQILAELRSSLAT
- a CDS encoding DNA cytosine methyltransferase, with amino-acid sequence MRSVELFAGAGGLAMGATLAGFEHAAVIEWDKWACDTVRENQRRDFPLVRDWPLIEGDVRAFDYSSIQGEIDLLAGGPPCQPFSLGGKHRAHSDRRDMFPAAIEAVRRLRPRAFLIENVRGLTRGTFANYLQYIKLGLAFPEATRREDETWIEHLARLERLETRGHEVGLVYNIVARVLNAADYGIPQRRERFFIVGFRNDLGVSWNFPAPTHSLDVLLADQWINKTYWDRHEVARRRRPELPTGLKRRVAKLDQALLGEGCRPWRTVRDALRDLPDPRDERESDFHHNHRFQPGARVYPGHTGSPLDLPAKTLKAGDHGVPGGENMLVAPDGGTRYFTVRESARLQTFPDGYVLHGSWSEAMRQLGNAVPVALARLLAAGIAEKLVKADAARLAKERAAA